In Rhodovulum sulfidophilum DSM 1374, the following are encoded in one genomic region:
- a CDS encoding FlgB family protein has product MFEKLEIFRMASGLAKHAGTRQTVIARNIANSDTPGYRAEDVADFAKTYRRSDTGTQMRATRPGHMAWRETAYVARNTDSADPEEPNGNTVSVEDQMVKAVETKRQHDLALAVYRSSLGILRTSLGRQR; this is encoded by the coding sequence ATGTTCGAGAAGCTTGAAATCTTCCGGATGGCGTCCGGGCTGGCCAAACATGCCGGCACACGTCAGACCGTCATTGCGCGAAACATCGCGAATTCCGACACGCCCGGCTATCGGGCGGAGGATGTCGCGGATTTCGCCAAGACCTATCGCAGGTCGGACACCGGCACCCAGATGCGTGCCACGCGGCCTGGCCACATGGCCTGGCGCGAGACTGCCTATGTCGCTCGGAACACCGACAGCGCCGATCCGGAAGAGCCGAATGGCAACACCGTTTCGGTCGAGGATCAGATGGTCAAGGCGGTCGAGACAAAGCGCCAGCACGACCTTGCGCTGGCGGTTTACCGAAGCTCGCTCGGGATCCTGAGAACCAGTCTCGGGCGGCAGAGATAA
- a CDS encoding FliI/YscN family ATPase, which yields MPQNPFSSLIARISALTPVRTMGRVVAAGSGTVTVAGLSESAGLGDLVEFRHGRGTRRRGEVLALAQGTVTVLPDGTPEGLSVGDRAVLLGPGEIAPHSSWLGRVVDPFGQPLDGRPLMPGSVPRPLRSAPPPATARRPLGSRLGTGLAAFDTLLPIVRGQRIGLFAGSGVGKSSLLSKFARGVEADMTVIALVGERGREVGEFVSQVLGPEGMARAVVIAATSDQSPMVRRRAAWAAMAVAEHFRDQGNHVLFLADSVTRFAEAHRELALAADEPAALRGYPPSTAQAIMSLAERAGPGVADSGDITAVFSVLVAGSDMEEPVADILRGVLDGHIVLDRRIAERGRFPAVDLLRSVSRSLPRAATGEENAIIAQARRLLGAYDRAEMMIQAGLYAAGSDPEIDAAIAVWPGLDAFLSEDAPGGVAESFARLAAILDSAKPSTAPVKPGLRTIQG from the coding sequence ATGCCGCAAAACCCGTTTTCATCGCTTATCGCCCGAATTTCCGCCCTGACGCCGGTGCGAACCATGGGTCGGGTCGTGGCCGCGGGCAGCGGTACCGTCACCGTGGCTGGCCTCTCCGAAAGCGCCGGGTTGGGCGATCTCGTCGAGTTCAGACATGGTCGCGGCACAAGGCGGCGCGGCGAGGTTCTGGCCCTAGCCCAAGGCACGGTCACGGTGCTCCCCGACGGCACGCCCGAGGGTCTGTCGGTCGGCGACCGAGCGGTCCTGCTGGGGCCGGGCGAGATTGCGCCGCACAGCTCCTGGCTCGGCCGGGTGGTCGACCCGTTCGGGCAACCGCTCGACGGACGGCCGCTGATGCCGGGTTCGGTGCCGCGCCCGCTCCGCTCGGCACCACCGCCCGCCACCGCACGCCGCCCGCTTGGCTCGCGCCTAGGCACCGGACTGGCCGCCTTCGACACACTGCTCCCGATCGTTCGGGGCCAGAGGATCGGGCTATTTGCAGGCTCGGGCGTCGGAAAGTCATCGCTCCTGTCGAAATTCGCGCGCGGTGTCGAGGCCGACATGACCGTGATCGCGCTGGTCGGCGAACGCGGACGCGAAGTGGGCGAATTCGTCAGCCAGGTGCTCGGCCCCGAAGGCATGGCGCGCGCGGTCGTGATTGCCGCGACCTCAGATCAGTCGCCAATGGTGCGCCGCCGCGCGGCCTGGGCCGCCATGGCAGTGGCCGAGCATTTCCGAGACCAGGGCAATCATGTTCTCTTTCTCGCAGACTCCGTGACGCGCTTCGCCGAAGCGCATCGCGAACTGGCCCTGGCGGCCGACGAGCCCGCGGCACTGCGCGGCTATCCCCCCTCCACGGCACAGGCGATCATGTCGCTGGCCGAGCGCGCGGGTCCGGGCGTGGCCGATAGCGGCGACATCACAGCCGTGTTCTCGGTGCTGGTCGCCGGCTCCGACATGGAGGAACCCGTAGCCGACATCCTGCGCGGGGTGCTGGACGGACATATCGTGCTCGACCGCCGTATAGCCGAACGCGGACGGTTTCCGGCGGTCGATCTGTTGCGCTCTGTCTCGCGCAGCCTCCCCCGAGCTGCCACAGGCGAGGAAAACGCGATCATCGCCCAAGCCCGTCGGTTGCTGGGAGCTTATGACCGGGCGGAAATGATGATCCAGGCGGGGCTTTACGCTGCAGGCTCCGACCCCGAAATCGACGCGGCCATCGCCGTCTGGCCCGGGCTCGATGCGTTCCTGTCGGAGGACGCACCCGGTGGCGTTGCCGAAAGCTTTGCGCGCCTCGCCGCGATTCTCGATAGCGCGAAGCCTTCGACCGCGCCGGTCAAGCCGGGACTACGTACGATCCAAGGCTGA
- a CDS encoding DUF1217 domain-containing protein, whose protein sequence is MSFQPVLPLTGYAGWRFLERTMERQQEAFNKSPATQKELDYFADNIGKVKSADELVSDYRLLKVALGAFGLQDEIGNKYFIKKVLTDGVEDKGALANKLADKSYYKLAEAFRFVSSGATAATVEKDFANELSLKIEGAGYLAVTTPTGEVAYTRNVGLKRAEDGHIVTAEGYTVASIADTSLLRGSDGEGETDNEKIVFSGITIPDFAQSISVNDEGQVHGYFEDGGQGLLLGRLALSSFADDESLAVLGADQMDEGADTKPVDRETAYFVATEESGEPISGRPLQDGFGGFVRGEAVEAQELFDTEMIAAAFLTRSFEVAVGEQDDSMRLALNIDRELAMLTADNMSEDAKWFSIMGSEPMRAVFDTAFGLPSSFASLDLDRQLDVYKTKARAMFGETSVVQFADDAIRDELIKLYMIRSEANTGAGYSSGQIALRLLGG, encoded by the coding sequence ATGAGTTTCCAGCCGGTTCTCCCTCTAACGGGCTATGCCGGTTGGCGCTTCCTCGAACGCACGATGGAGCGCCAGCAGGAAGCTTTCAACAAAAGTCCGGCGACACAGAAGGAACTGGACTATTTTGCCGACAATATCGGCAAGGTAAAATCGGCGGATGAGCTGGTTTCAGACTATCGTCTGCTGAAGGTCGCTCTGGGGGCTTTTGGCCTGCAGGACGAAATCGGCAACAAGTATTTCATCAAGAAGGTACTGACGGATGGCGTCGAGGATAAGGGGGCGCTGGCCAACAAGCTGGCCGACAAGAGCTACTACAAGCTCGCCGAGGCCTTCAGATTCGTGTCCTCAGGCGCAACCGCTGCAACGGTCGAGAAGGATTTCGCCAATGAGCTGAGCCTCAAGATCGAAGGGGCCGGATACCTCGCGGTGACAACTCCGACCGGAGAAGTCGCTTATACTCGTAACGTCGGCCTGAAGCGTGCCGAAGATGGCCATATCGTCACTGCCGAGGGCTACACCGTTGCGTCTATTGCCGATACCAGCCTGTTGCGCGGCTCGGATGGCGAGGGCGAAACGGACAACGAAAAGATCGTCTTTTCCGGGATCACCATTCCCGACTTCGCCCAGTCTATCAGCGTCAATGACGAAGGACAGGTTCACGGCTATTTCGAGGATGGTGGGCAGGGCCTTCTGCTTGGCCGGCTTGCTCTGAGCAGCTTCGCCGACGACGAAAGCCTTGCCGTTCTTGGCGCCGACCAGATGGACGAGGGGGCGGATACTAAGCCCGTGGATCGGGAGACGGCTTACTTCGTTGCCACCGAAGAGTCGGGCGAACCGATCTCGGGGCGCCCGCTTCAGGACGGGTTTGGCGGTTTCGTGCGGGGCGAGGCCGTCGAGGCACAGGAGCTCTTCGATACCGAGATGATCGCAGCAGCCTTTTTGACCCGCAGCTTCGAGGTGGCTGTCGGTGAACAGGACGACAGCATGCGACTTGCGCTCAATATCGACCGGGAACTGGCGATGCTCACCGCTGACAACATGTCGGAGGATGCCAAGTGGTTTTCCATTATGGGGTCCGAGCCGATGCGCGCGGTGTTCGACACGGCCTTTGGCCTGCCCAGCTCCTTCGCATCGCTGGACCTCGACCGCCAACTCGATGTTTACAAGACCAAAGCCAGGGCCATGTTCGGGGAAACCAGTGTTGTGCAATTCGCCGACGACGCCATTCGTGACGAGCTGATCAAGTTGTACATGATCCGGTCCGAGGCCAATACCGGCGCCGGGTACAGCTCGGGTCAGATCGCTCTGAGACTTTTGGGCGGCTGA
- the flbT gene encoding flagellar biosynthesis repressor FlbT — translation MSGGLVLKLGPKERVLVNGAVIENGDRRTRLSIKTPNANILRLRDAIHPEEVNTPVRRVCYVAQLVLSGDSTPAEARPQLLRGIEQLSQALTDPDSRAQLAAATDAVLQDQYYQVLKALRGLLPREERLLTGLRDQ, via the coding sequence ATGAGCGGGGGGCTGGTTCTCAAGCTCGGTCCCAAGGAGCGTGTTCTGGTGAACGGCGCGGTGATCGAGAATGGTGATCGCCGTACGCGGCTGTCGATCAAGACACCGAACGCAAACATTCTGCGCCTGCGCGACGCGATCCATCCTGAAGAGGTCAACACGCCGGTTCGCCGGGTCTGTTATGTGGCGCAACTCGTCCTGTCAGGAGACTCGACCCCGGCCGAGGCGCGTCCGCAATTGTTGCGCGGTATCGAGCAACTCAGCCAAGCGCTGACCGACCCGGATAGCCGGGCGCAGCTTGCGGCCGCCACAGATGCGGTCCTGCAGGATCAGTACTATCAGGTACTCAAGGCGTTGCGTGGGCTCCTTCCGCGCGAAGAACGTTTGCTCACGGGGCTTCGAGACCAATGA
- the flaF gene encoding flagellar biosynthesis regulator FlaF, whose protein sequence is MNALQMAQSAYSAPNQNKTRSPRATEYAAFVRITSQIKQAHEAGRRAFPALAAALHKNRKLWRTLAIDVADKDNVLPAELRARIFYLYEFTDYHTDEVLAGRAKPTALIEINTAIMRGLAERERVS, encoded by the coding sequence GTGAACGCACTTCAGATGGCCCAATCGGCCTATTCCGCCCCGAACCAGAACAAGACCCGCAGCCCTCGCGCCACCGAATACGCCGCCTTCGTTCGCATTACGTCGCAGATCAAGCAGGCTCACGAGGCCGGACGGCGCGCTTTTCCCGCCCTTGCCGCCGCGCTGCACAAGAATCGCAAGCTCTGGCGCACGCTGGCAATCGACGTCGCCGACAAGGACAATGTGTTGCCCGCCGAGCTGAGGGCGCGCATCTTCTACCTTTACGAATTTACCGATTATCACACCGATGAGGTTCTTGCCGGTCGTGCCAAGCCGACCGCGCTGATCGAGATCAACACCGCCATAATGCGCGGGCTCGCCGAGCGGGAGCGCGTGTCATGA
- a CDS encoding flagellin: protein MSSILTNSSAMVALQTLKGINSSLEKTQSEISTGKSVGSAKDNSAVWAISKVMESDVSGFDAVSDSLATGQAMIGVARTATETVTDLLKDIKTKVVAARDATSDTTKLQNETDELISLVEATIGAAQFNGVNLIDSGTGTSVVGSIDRNGGTVTANSITINAQNLNTAAAATAAGQLAAGTAGGNLVVAGNNNDGAVAIGSGDQEAFALSAVAQDETITVTLGDQNFSYTVTADDVASGNDANEIALSNLRDLINAAGITGVTALYDPVGAAGELTIDNQGTDDINMAVRARADGAGALAGLNGFSITGGTALADIETMINSSIDAAAAFGAAESRLETQSDFLSKLTDALKTGIGALVDADMEEASARLQALQVQQQLGTQALSIANQSPQNLLSLFR, encoded by the coding sequence ATGTCCAGCATTCTGACGAACTCCAGCGCGATGGTCGCGCTCCAGACCCTCAAAGGCATCAACTCCAGCCTCGAAAAGACCCAGTCGGAAATCTCCACCGGCAAGTCCGTCGGCTCGGCCAAGGACAACTCGGCTGTCTGGGCCATCTCGAAGGTCATGGAAAGCGACGTGTCGGGCTTTGACGCCGTCTCCGACAGCCTTGCCACCGGTCAGGCGATGATCGGCGTGGCACGGACTGCCACCGAGACGGTCACCGACCTGCTGAAGGACATCAAGACCAAGGTTGTCGCCGCCCGTGACGCGACGTCCGATACCACCAAACTGCAGAACGAGACCGACGAACTGATCAGCCTGGTGGAAGCCACAATCGGTGCCGCCCAGTTCAACGGCGTCAACCTGATCGACTCCGGTACCGGGACCTCGGTGGTCGGGTCGATCGACCGCAATGGTGGCACGGTCACCGCGAACTCGATCACGATCAACGCTCAGAACCTGAACACTGCGGCTGCTGCCACCGCCGCCGGCCAGCTGGCCGCCGGTACCGCAGGCGGCAACCTCGTCGTCGCCGGCAACAACAACGACGGCGCCGTCGCCATCGGCTCCGGTGATCAGGAAGCCTTTGCCCTGTCGGCCGTGGCTCAGGACGAAACCATCACCGTCACGCTGGGCGATCAGAACTTCAGCTATACCGTGACCGCCGATGATGTGGCGTCGGGTAACGACGCGAACGAAATCGCGCTGTCGAATCTGCGCGATCTGATCAATGCGGCTGGCATCACCGGTGTCACGGCACTCTACGATCCGGTGGGCGCTGCCGGGGAACTCACCATCGATAACCAGGGCACCGACGATATCAACATGGCGGTGCGTGCGCGGGCCGACGGTGCGGGCGCTCTGGCCGGGCTGAACGGCTTCAGCATCACCGGCGGGACCGCGCTGGCCGATATCGAGACGATGATCAACTCCTCGATCGACGCGGCCGCGGCCTTTGGTGCGGCGGAATCCCGTCTGGAAACCCAGTCGGACTTCCTCTCGAAGCTGACCGATGCGCTGAAAACCGGTATCGGCGCCCTTGTCGACGCCGATATGGAGGAAGCTTCGGCCCGCCTCCAGGCGCTTCAGGTGCAGCAGCAGCTGGGCACCCAGGCTCTGTCGATCGCCAACCAGTCGCCGCAGAACCTTCTGTCGCTCTTCCGTTAA
- a CDS encoding rod-binding protein: MLPSSPTPIGPTLPTDRDARLARLREAAEKLEARFLSEMLASAGLGNVSGELSSGTFGGGIGETQFTSFLRDAQATEMARAGGIGLAESIFESLKERMDDPD; encoded by the coding sequence ATGCTGCCTTCATCACCAACGCCGATCGGGCCGACTTTGCCGACGGATCGCGATGCCCGGCTCGCCCGGCTGCGCGAGGCCGCCGAGAAGCTGGAGGCTCGATTCCTCTCTGAAATGCTAGCCTCGGCGGGGCTGGGCAACGTTTCTGGCGAGCTGTCCAGCGGCACGTTCGGCGGCGGTATCGGAGAAACCCAGTTCACGTCTTTCTTGCGCGATGCCCAGGCCACGGAAATGGCCCGCGCAGGAGGTATCGGTCTTGCTGAAAGCATCTTCGAATCACTCAAGGAGCGAATGGATGACCCCGATTGA
- a CDS encoding flagellar hook-length control protein FliK: MQVPFPIDTLGASASSRPDRPASSAGAADPDGSDFRSAFDDTRPSDRNETAREAARRDTPKTSAASDRAEETPSSAPPGARKNSEDSAEEVDETAETRAGSDTVKNDPADANDAIAELPAMAGFSTAPQPGTGAATKTQALPTETAAAGAGTTAASADSDMAKTTSVPLTADPRQQLAESQPNAALLASSPLADARPVIATGGTTAQQTAAQQAEDTAPQSETAPSASKEAKAVPASSSTAAAQANAAPLLSGTSPEALQAGNKEGAALNSTAPKDGTTNRSSPEIADAAPEAVASKEGPSGQTASRQGYSMLPGREAAQSQTVAVAARAIASDDPASEPKGDQKGHASAHRENTSATPTAPTALHAMAAKPDAAASAPPIAGTAIDIQTAIDGSRGDPTAATDSGASERSGSDQIRGSETARHTAAPALADTPRTAIRQIAESLHRASDGSVHLTLSPEELGRVRLSLTPGDHGITVNISADRADTLDLMRRHGDTLANAMRDLGYGEVVLDFTGRQNNAPGQGRGFAAAGPAPNEEGTETGLLSANTTSPRTAGGGLDLRL, translated from the coding sequence ATGCAGGTTCCCTTTCCCATCGACACGCTCGGCGCTTCCGCGTCCTCCCGGCCCGACAGGCCGGCTTCCTCCGCCGGGGCCGCCGACCCGGACGGCTCTGATTTCCGTTCGGCCTTCGACGATACAAGGCCTTCCGACCGGAACGAAACAGCCCGGGAGGCCGCGCGACGGGACACTCCCAAGACATCGGCCGCGTCCGACCGCGCTGAGGAAACGCCCTCCTCCGCTCCGCCGGGCGCCCGGAAAAACAGCGAGGACAGCGCCGAGGAGGTCGACGAAACCGCCGAGACAAGGGCCGGTAGCGACACCGTGAAGAACGATCCGGCCGACGCGAACGACGCGATCGCGGAGCTTCCCGCGATGGCGGGCTTCTCCACCGCCCCGCAGCCCGGGACAGGAGCGGCCACCAAGACGCAGGCCCTCCCGACAGAGACGGCAGCAGCGGGGGCGGGCACAACCGCCGCGTCCGCCGACAGCGACATGGCCAAGACGACATCTGTGCCGCTGACGGCCGATCCCAGACAACAGTTGGCAGAATCTCAGCCCAACGCCGCCCTTCTTGCATCCTCCCCCTTGGCCGACGCCCGGCCGGTGATCGCGACCGGCGGCACGACAGCTCAGCAGACCGCCGCGCAGCAAGCGGAAGACACCGCCCCACAGTCCGAGACCGCTCCGTCTGCCTCGAAAGAGGCAAAGGCGGTCCCCGCATCATCTTCCACCGCTGCGGCTCAGGCGAACGCAGCGCCCCTCCTGTCGGGAACGTCCCCCGAGGCACTGCAGGCGGGCAACAAGGAGGGCGCCGCGCTGAACTCGACCGCTCCGAAAGACGGCACGACAAACCGTTCTTCTCCGGAAATAGCCGATGCCGCACCGGAAGCCGTCGCGTCGAAGGAGGGCCCCTCCGGGCAGACAGCATCCCGGCAAGGGTACAGCATGCTGCCGGGCCGCGAAGCCGCGCAAAGCCAGACGGTCGCGGTGGCGGCGCGGGCCATCGCCTCGGATGACCCGGCATCGGAGCCCAAGGGCGATCAGAAGGGGCACGCCTCGGCGCACCGGGAAAACACATCGGCAACACCGACCGCACCAACAGCTCTGCATGCGATGGCCGCGAAGCCCGATGCCGCCGCCAGCGCCCCCCCTATCGCGGGGACCGCCATCGATATCCAGACCGCGATTGATGGGTCACGCGGCGATCCGACGGCTGCGACCGATTCGGGGGCTTCCGAACGCAGCGGCTCAGACCAGATCCGGGGCTCGGAAACCGCCCGCCACACGGCGGCACCCGCACTTGCGGACACACCGCGAACCGCCATCCGCCAGATTGCCGAATCGCTCCACCGGGCTTCCGACGGATCGGTCCACCTCACCCTCAGCCCGGAAGAACTCGGTCGGGTGCGCCTGTCTCTGACACCCGGCGATCACGGCATCACCGTCAACATCTCTGCCGACCGAGCCGATACGCTCGACCTGATGCGGCGCCATGGGGACACGCTGGCGAATGCGATGCGCGACCTCGGCTACGGCGAAGTCGTTCTCGACTTCACCGGCCGACAGAACAATGCGCCCGGACAGGGCCGCGGCTTTGCTGCCGCGGGTCCGGCCCCGAACGAGGAGGGGACCGAGACGGGCCTCCTTTCCGCGAACACGACCTCGCCCAGGACAGCGGGCGGCGGCCTAGATCTCCGGCTTTGA
- a CDS encoding flagellar hook capping FlgD N-terminal domain-containing protein: protein MTDSVTAATAATNASSSSSSGNSKTLISNDFETFLHMLTTQLENQDPLNPMESSEYALQIATFSGVEQQVLTNDLLTNLTENLGGGGLSQYGSWVGMEAAAPVAVKYDGSTQLTILPEIEADASFAKLVVRNSEGSIVESREIDLPAETVTWPGESEAKADTYSFIVENYAADGSQMSETLGQVYAPIVEVRTEAGKVSVVFESGSIVNSNDVSALRDPV, encoded by the coding sequence ATGACCGACAGCGTAACCGCCGCAACCGCCGCCACGAACGCCTCCTCCTCCTCAAGCAGCGGAAATTCGAAGACGCTCATCAGCAACGACTTCGAGACCTTCCTGCACATGCTGACCACCCAACTCGAGAATCAGGATCCACTCAATCCGATGGAATCCTCGGAATATGCGCTTCAGATCGCGACCTTTTCCGGCGTCGAACAGCAGGTGCTGACCAATGACCTGCTCACGAACCTGACCGAGAACCTGGGCGGCGGCGGCCTGTCTCAATACGGATCCTGGGTCGGAATGGAGGCCGCAGCGCCTGTAGCGGTCAAATATGACGGCTCGACCCAGCTTACCATCCTACCCGAAATAGAGGCCGACGCCTCCTTCGCCAAGCTGGTGGTACGAAATTCCGAAGGCAGTATCGTCGAGAGCCGGGAAATCGACCTCCCGGCGGAAACCGTCACCTGGCCCGGCGAAAGCGAGGCAAAGGCCGACACCTACAGTTTCATTGTCGAGAACTATGCCGCCGATGGCAGCCAGATGTCGGAGACGCTCGGCCAAGTCTATGCCCCCATCGTCGAGGTCAGGACCGAGGCGGGCAAGGTCAGCGTCGTGTTCGAAAGCGGCAGCATCGTAAACTCGAACGACGTCTCGGCGCTGCGCGATCCGGTCTGA
- the ubiB gene encoding 2-polyprenylphenol 6-hydroxylase, which yields MRGPHNIWRLVQTLATMERTGANRFVLEQLGAPASVRAAARVMGWPFKWLGENGDEALPPATRAITALGPAYIKFGQILSTRPDVVGDELAVQLRVLQDKLPPFPTEIAKETVAQELGEPADELFSEFSEPIAAASIAQVHRARIARTGELVAVKVLRPGVERNFRKDIDAFYFAASTIELLAPFSRRLRPTDVIAHFDGVVTGELDLRIETAQAAEFVANTENDKGFTVPRVIWPLSSRRVMTMSWCEGVPIGDNAALDAAGHDRRAIGERVLSMFLRHALRDGYFHADMHQGNMKVGASGEIQCFDFGIMGRIDEYTRRVYAEILYGFIRRDYRRVAEVHFEAGYVPADREIDEFAQALRSVGEPIFGMDATHISMAKLLAYLFEVTERFGMATRTELILLQRTMVVVEGVARSLNPSINIWEVARPIVEEYIKENIGPKAVVRDLGRTARVLSRFGPRLPELAEAALIRQSQTQPEPRRRSWVQPLLWMGAGAALTWIGAGLALLLS from the coding sequence GTGCGCGGTCCTCACAACATCTGGAGGCTGGTCCAGACGCTGGCCACTATGGAACGTACCGGCGCGAACCGTTTCGTGCTGGAACAGCTGGGGGCGCCCGCCAGCGTCCGGGCCGCGGCCCGGGTCATGGGCTGGCCGTTCAAATGGCTGGGCGAAAACGGCGACGAGGCATTGCCGCCGGCGACCCGCGCAATCACCGCGCTGGGGCCTGCCTATATCAAGTTCGGCCAGATCCTTTCGACCCGGCCCGACGTGGTTGGCGACGAGTTGGCGGTGCAGCTGCGGGTGCTGCAGGACAAGCTGCCGCCCTTCCCGACCGAAATTGCCAAGGAGACGGTGGCCCAGGAACTGGGCGAACCCGCCGACGAGCTGTTCTCGGAATTCTCCGAGCCGATCGCGGCCGCCTCCATCGCCCAGGTGCACCGCGCGCGCATCGCCCGGACCGGCGAACTGGTCGCGGTGAAGGTGCTGCGTCCCGGTGTCGAGCGCAATTTCCGCAAGGATATCGACGCCTTCTACTTCGCAGCCTCGACCATCGAGCTGCTGGCGCCGTTCTCGCGCCGGCTGCGGCCGACCGATGTCATTGCGCATTTCGACGGGGTGGTGACGGGCGAGCTGGATCTGCGGATCGAGACAGCGCAGGCGGCCGAATTCGTCGCCAATACCGAAAACGACAAGGGCTTTACCGTGCCCCGGGTGATCTGGCCGCTGTCGTCCAGGCGGGTCATGACCATGTCCTGGTGCGAGGGCGTCCCGATCGGTGACAATGCCGCGCTCGATGCCGCGGGCCATGACCGCCGCGCGATCGGCGAGCGGGTGTTGTCGATGTTCCTGCGCCACGCCCTGCGCGACGGCTATTTCCATGCCGACATGCATCAGGGCAACATGAAGGTCGGCGCCAGCGGCGAAATCCAGTGCTTCGATTTCGGCATCATGGGCCGGATCGACGAATATACCCGCCGGGTCTATGCCGAGATACTCTATGGTTTCATCCGGCGCGACTATCGCCGCGTGGCCGAGGTGCATTTCGAGGCGGGTTATGTCCCTGCCGACCGTGAGATCGACGAATTCGCCCAGGCCCTGCGTTCGGTTGGCGAACCGATCTTCGGGATGGACGCGACCCATATCTCGATGGCGAAGCTGCTGGCCTATCTCTTCGAGGTGACCGAACGCTTCGGCATGGCGACCCGGACGGAGCTGATTCTGCTGCAACGGACCATGGTCGTGGTCGAAGGTGTGGCGCGCTCGCTCAATCCGTCGATCAATATCTGGGAAGTGGCCCGGCCCATCGTCGAGGAATACATCAAGGAGAATATCGGTCCGAAGGCCGTAGTGCGCGACTTGGGTCGTACCGCGCGGGTCCTGTCCCGTTTCGGGCCCCGGTTGCCGGAACTGGCCGAGGCCGCGCTGATCCGTCAGTCGCAGACCCAGCCCGAACCGCGACGGCGGTCATGGGTCCAGCCGCTGCTCTGGATGGGGGCGGGCGCCGCCCTGACCTGGATCGGCGCAGGGCTGGCGCTGTTGCTGTCCTGA
- the ubiE gene encoding bifunctional demethylmenaquinone methyltransferase/2-methoxy-6-polyprenyl-1,4-benzoquinol methylase UbiE codes for MTESAQKTTHFGFQTVAEEEKAGLVHGVFTRVASRYDLMNDLMSGGVHRVWKDAMMDWLAPQPHQRLLDVAGGTGDIAFRFLGRAPGATAVVCDMTESMLVEGRKRAEADNLAASLDWVVGDGMALPFADNSFDVFTNSFGTRNITRIQDALNEAYRVLKPGGRMMILEFSQMPNPLLQWAYDRYSFNVIPPLGQFVVNDRDSYQYLVESIRKFPDQETFASMIRQAGFEQVKYRNLSMGIAALHSGWKI; via the coding sequence ATGACCGAGAGTGCCCAGAAGACCACCCATTTCGGGTTCCAGACCGTCGCCGAAGAGGAAAAGGCCGGACTCGTCCACGGGGTGTTTACCCGCGTCGCCTCGCGTTACGACCTGATGAATGACCTGATGTCGGGCGGTGTTCACCGGGTCTGGAAGGACGCGATGATGGACTGGCTCGCCCCACAGCCGCATCAGCGTCTTCTGGACGTGGCGGGCGGCACCGGCGACATCGCCTTCCGCTTCCTCGGTCGCGCGCCGGGCGCGACGGCCGTGGTCTGCGACATGACGGAATCGATGCTGGTCGAAGGCCGCAAGCGGGCCGAGGCCGACAACCTCGCCGCCAGTCTCGACTGGGTCGTGGGCGACGGCATGGCGCTGCCTTTCGCCGATAACAGCTTCGATGTCTTCACGAATTCCTTCGGTACCCGGAATATCACCCGGATCCAGGATGCGCTGAACGAGGCCTACCGGGTGCTGAAACCCGGCGGACGGATGATGATCCTCGAATTCAGCCAGATGCCGAACCCGCTTCTGCAATGGGCTTATGACCGCTATTCCTTCAACGTGATCCCGCCGCTGGGCCAGTTCGTCGTCAATGACCGCGACAGCTACCAGTATCTGGTGGAATCGATCCGCAAGTTCCCCGATCAGGAGACCTTCGCGTCCATGATCCGCCAGGCCGGTTTCGAACAGGTGAAGTATCGCAACCTGTCGATGGGCATCGCGGCGCTGCATTCCGGGTGGAAAATCTAG